From Bombina bombina isolate aBomBom1 chromosome 1, aBomBom1.pri, whole genome shotgun sequence:
acatcactatcagttgagactgcatctaatgatgtatctgagcatatggcagggtcaaaattggggtctgagtcagacatagaggcatctgactctgacacaaggatggcatatgcctcctcagcactatatgttttctttgacattattgtatctgtcacagaaaaccaaaattaattaattaactaaatggcctttgggttttttaaaaaaaagtacagctatgctaatgccagtgatttatagcgatcactggcaagctaggggttaaatactctttaaattaaattaaattagctaaatgcctctgaaaggagcctttgggttttttaaaaattacaacaacaaaaattaacccctaaaaaaaggcacagacagcaaaaaagtacagctatgctaatgccagtgatttatagcgatcactggcaagctaggggttaaatactatttaaattaaattaaattagctaaatggctctgaaaggagcctttgggtttttaaaaaaaaatacaacaacaaaaattaacccctaaaaaaatgcacagacagcaaaaaaagtgcagctgtgctactgccagtgatttatagtgatcactggcaagctaggggttaatggctctgaaaagagcctttggattttaaattttttaacaaataaaagaaataaatctctctctgctaaaatacaggtctctctctctctccaacaaaatcacaagtaaggagagggagggagatccacactgatcagagtcaatatttacaaatattgacctgatcagacaaatgggagattttattattattttttttttttgtgggaaggctcagattgggtgaccctagcttgcccctatgatgaggcaggctagggacacccccagaggccccatgatgcactgggcatcgccattttggaagcctcatgggggaggggggggctatataggggcttttttattttattacccgttttttttttttttaaacaatttttatttaatttatttactaactaagtgcctcgacccaccgaggcacttagcacactagcagagcatcggaagcgtgtccgatcgcttccgatgctctgctgcactgccgggctccacgtggagcaaaaccggaagtgatcactcaagggggagtgatcaatccggtcccggcactccggaacagtactgcagggatgcctggacatcgaggcatccctgcagtactgtaatagtgtctggaagcgatcttgatcgcttccagcactcactttagccgaggacgtgcagggtacgtcctcaggcgttaactgccttttttttccggacgtaccctgcacgtcctcggtcactaaggggttaaacacatttctAAATTTAAAAGTCATGTATGTCAGTTGCTGTCCATATTCCTGAGTACACACATTCTTGCAGCTGATCTATGATTTGCATACTTTGCTTTATAAATCTTGCCTGATTGCAGGTGAAATTCTTGAATATAAGTTAAAAACAGTTATGCTGTACCTTtgttgtagtgtatgttgtgaaagAGTTCTATAGACTAATGTGCAgtctgttaaaacattttttttaatactgtaCAGGTGAGTCCCAGCAGCAGAGAGTAGGATGAATCTTCTTTACCTTTCATTGTTTATCACTCTTGTGCACACTTCAGTCCAGCATGTTTCACATGATCATCATCCAACACATGAAGACAAGAATGAACACAATGGAAAAACACATACAAAAGCATTAGAAGATATTTGTCAAGCCCATTTACAGTTTTCTGTAAGCTTATTCAGGCACATTGCTTCCAGCCAAGAGAAATctccaaaaaacatatttttttcacctTTTAGTATTTCTACAGCTTTTTCCATGCTGTCCCTGGGTGCAAAATCCGAAACTCACAAACAGATTTTAGAAGGTTTGAGCTTGAATGAAACCCGTGTCAAAGAAGAAGAAATTCATGAGGCATTTGAACAGCTTATCTTGGCTTTAAATAAACCAAAAAGTGACCTGCAAGTCAATATTGGAAATGCTGTCTTTGTACAAGAAAATTTGAATCTTTTGAAGACCTTTGCAGATCAAGTAGAACATTATTATCGTGCAGAAATTCTTTCTACTGACTTCTCAAATGCAAATGATGCAGAGAAAAAGATAAATGACTATGTGAAAAAAAAAACGGAAGGAAAAATTGAAGAATTAGTAAAAGACCTTGATGATGGGACAAAACTAGTACTTCTGAATTACATCTTcttcaaaggtaaaaaaaaaatattttcctaggaTGTAAACCAAGTGTCATTTTGATGCATCAACTaattcaattatatatttttttttaacttaaatggTTTTGTTCCAAACAGAAgatttattaaaggggcatatacatcaaaattaaacattcatgactcACATAGAATGTacaatctttccagtttacttctattataaaatatacttCTTTCTTTcggtattatgggctagatttattaaagactGGGTGGACAGGAGcagacatattcgcccctgtctggCCGGCATTGTGTTTAGCAGGCAGCAATTCACTgctcacatttatcattgcacactcgCAAAAGTGTGAAACCCCCCGCACTTGCAAGCAGCCAATCACACttgagcagggactgtcaatctccCCGATCAGTAAAGTCTGAGGAATAGACATTCACCACATAACAGGTGGTGTAGTGGGTTAAAAAGCAGTGATAATCAGATTTGGGTGAACCTCCAGCCAATGGAGCTCTGTAGGCttaaaggcatactaaacccaaattttttctttaatgattcagatagagcatgcattttaagcaactttctaatttactccttggggccgaattatcaagggccgaaaggcccctgatccccctgtttctgcccaagccttcaggctcgctggaaacagcagttaagaagcagcgatcttaagactgctgctccttaactggtcctctgcgtctgagtggcggacagcaatcaacccaatcagatacgatcgggttgattaacaccccctgctagcggccccctgcaaatctgcagagggcaacattgcacaagcagttcaccagaactgcttgtgcaatgctaaatgccaacagcatatgttgtcggcattcagcaatgtctgtcggacatgaacccctgagcggatcatgtcggacaaacgtttaataaatcggccccctattatcaatttttcctttttctcttgctatctttttttgaaaagcatgtatGTGAAGCacaagagctggcccattttaggttctgcaccctggttctgaaccaaaaataggccggcttctaagcttcacattcctgctttttaaataaagatagcaagacaatgaagaaaagatgataataggagtaaattagaaagttttgcatgctctatctgaatcattaaagaaaaaaattgggtttaatgtccctttaataaataaacccCAATGTGTTTGCAACAAttattcaaaattaaagtttatggggatttttgtaaataaacttttctaaagaatAGTGAATTATCCAATTGTtagaaatattgttgcaaacacaacTGCCATTAAGTGTTGAAGACATGTATACActcctagggggcctatttattaatgtgcgagcagacatgatccgatattgcggatcatgtctgccgcacatcgataaatggttatcattgcactagcagttcttgtgaatagctggtgcaacgctgccccctgcagattggccgctagcagggggtgtcaatcaacccgattgtattggatcaggttgatttttggcgatgtctgtccgccgcctcagagcagacggaaaaGTTATAGAGCATcgaggcttcaagctccatacggagcttaataaatatgcccccgaAACTTGCTACAGCATTAGCTCCATATACTAAGCAGTGTATGCTGCTTTTGAGCACTTGCTAGGCAGGCTTGTACACACAAGCCTGCTTTCTGCATTATAAGAAGCAGCAGCCACCAAACTCACTAAATCTTaccctctctgccacctctgagttggcgaaTATAAATCATATAATCACTTTAGTAcgtgtgattgacagacccttctctctcATGATTGGTCAATTTTGTGTGTGTAAGAATACATATGGGTAGTGGATGTATAATGTCGCGGATAGGTTCTCAAGCTGAGAACTTTGTCTGTACCAGTCTTTGGCCCTATGTGCTCATTGAAAGGCACTAGGTGTTTAAACAAAGAATTTTGAGAAagagaagtacatttgataacagtatACTggaattcttttttatattttatgttctacctcaataatgataatttcatttttaattctatatccctttaaaggaaatattatataataatataatattagtgtGAGGAAGCCATTACCAATGCCCAAACAATGCCTTGAACTCCTCATCAGACAACCCAATGACACATGTCTAAAAATTATAGATGTGTTTACTTAGTTTCCAATAACAGGCAGGTTTTAAATTGCACActcataaaagcttaattttgattttagtggtcctttaacaaataCACATAGCTAATTATTAGCTGCAGGTAAGAGAAGTTTAGACTATGGGGAACACCTGCACTGGATTCTCACCTGCAAATCTATTCCATATCAAAACTATTGAGTGACTTTGTGGTCCATAATACACAAATGATTGGTTCATTTCTCAGTACAACCAAGAACCTTCTGTAATTTTTGGGAAAACGATTATTCCATAATAAGTTTTCCCACACAGAAAGACACTCACTTATATATTCACATTGGAAGGAAATACACATATCACCATTATCATTACTTATTTTTTATGGACGTTATTTTTTTCTATGGATGGAATTCTCTCAGTGGACATTATCAACCATTTTTATTTTGACGTTTTAAATTGTAACTTTATCTTTATCTTTTTGCACATAAAtttggaatgcataggctcaatatctATATGTTTTAGCAGCCTTTTATAATTATCattgtattatatttatcattttattgtTATTTGGCCTTTTATTGTCATTTGGCCTTAATTTGTAACATTAAAACTATTTCTACTTTCATACTTAAGCTTTAGCGCTTCTTTTACACCTTAATTAACTAGATATGGTGCAGAGGATATggaaaatataaaagatatataaaaaactttcatggatccatgagtacaataaaaaatatatgaataaaacccTATAGCAGGTATAGAAACACAATAATCAAAAATTGTCTAAAATACGGATActaaaaacatataatacaatataattaacGATTCCTAAATATAGTAATTATGTAAACAGTGTGTAGTGTCTCCAATGTATTTGAGACAATCCCTGGTATTAGGGTAAATAGTTCCAAGTTCTTTGGGGACAATTTTGTCCTAAGGTAAGTTGATCCTAGGAAGTATAattgtgaaggtgtccaagaagtatGACTTAGTGAAGGGTGatgaaaaatgtggaaaaaacagaaaaaacaggggaaaaaaaagggtggaaaaaatgtagaaaaaaatgttctaGTGCTGTGATCGGTGACAATAAAACTcagatccaaaaaaatatatattttgtgacaaaaaatatatatgtgagaaGTGAATAAgttcaaaaaaaagtaaaaaataatcgtATTAATGTTCCAATTCCAAAATCCCAACAGATttgtaataaaaaatcaaaaatagaaacaaataagattcccagtgtacctgtggaatataaaacaaaaacaaatagtgcaataacgtttaggcAATCCTTAAtgtaaatgaaatgaggcttaccatcaatagccaacgcgtttcggcccttccttgggcctttttcaagactgtattgtggtaagcataACTAGGCCTCTTTTTATACTATGGTGCACCTATCACAGAGcaccaaaattgcgccaaaaaatgttcacCTTAGACCCGGAAGTGATACCTTCCTGTACTTCAAAATGCTTTAAgtataattattttcattttatttttatttttatttggtttttgggGCCAATTTATAGGTTTTTTCTCGGTTCCTCTCTAAGCTgaataaggaaaagtagagagGCGAATTTTTCATCGCCGGAATCGCCGAAACTGGAAGTGCACTTCGCATGTTGGTGTCACTTCCGGTTCGTGATTTAGGGGCCGATGTCGTGAAAAATGCTTCTAGACTGGCATATGCTTACAACTGACTATGGTGTCTTGGTTTATACATTTATTCCTGTTTAGTCCCAGGGGGGTGTTGTTCCTTATGTCATTTCGGCTAATATGCattaccggaaatgacgtcaccaccGGAAGTGGAGTACAGGTGTCCttgtgaccggaagtgacgtcgtaGCCGGAAATGGTGTTCCGGTCTATGTACGACTCTGGGTATTTTTCAGGGGTTTGTAATGCTGACTTGTGAAATCCTTAGTAAAATGTCCATTatggtcaaaaaaataaaaacgtatgtGTATTAAAACAGTCAGTGAGATAATTTACATAAGTGAATtggtaaaacactttaaaatatattgaaaatataaaacaagtatgTTTTTAAGATGCATAAGCGGGCACTTAATTAGAAGTCTCTCATTGAGTCTCGAGTGGATTACTTTAGATCAGAGGTGTCAGAAATCACTATTCCAGTTAGGTGCCTAGTTAGTGTCATATTTTGAGAGATGAGGATTTATCTAGTCCATATATTGATAAAATGGGTTCCCTCAACATCAGGTGTTTCTCTGTGTGGAATCCTCCCAGTAAGTGGGGCTCTATATTATCACATCAGGAAGAATTggtggggacatttataaaatattattataaaaatatatataaaaaaggagtttaaaaacatattttaaaacatcaTAAAAAATCATCAGAAAATGGTGGGGAAATGGATGATAAAAGATTATAAAAGGTTATAAAAGATTGGGGCTAAAATTGAAGGGGAGTTGTATCATGTACTAATTAGGTAAACTAGTCTATtacgctagtatgaaaatacatgctaataATGGATCTTTGTTTCCTATAGCGCATGTCTATTTTAGATTAAATAAATGTGACAAGTCCTCCTTGTTATTCAGACCCCTGGGGTGAAGGCAGTCTAAATAAAATATCCACCTAGATTCTTCTATAAGGAGTTTTTTCTcttgatctccccctctccaactggGGTTTACTAGTTGGATGCCGCAGTATTTAAAATCTTTCTTGTTTCCCTGATGTTTTCTGGTGAAGTGTTTGTATAGTGGAGTCTCTGTACTCTTATTTTTAATCTGTAGTAGATGCTCTCTGATACAGTCCTTAAGGGGTCTTGAGGTCTGACCGATATATTGGAGACCGCAGCTGCATTCTATGAGGTATATGACTCCCTTATTACTACACCTTATGTGGTCTCTTATAGGGTAAACTGTTTTGGTGTTGTGTGCTGTGAATTGCTTGGTTTTTACACCTCTTTCACACGCCTTACAACTAGGGCATGGATAGAAACCCTTGATGTCTCTACCTTGTATATCTCTTGTTTTCAACTTAGGGGTTCTGGGTATACTTGGTGAGAGTATACTTTTCAAGTTTTCTAATTTACGGTAAATGAATTTTGGTGTTTCTGGGAGCCTTTCCCCGAGTACATCGTCATCTCTCAAAATCGACCAGTGTTTCCTTATGATCTTTTCTATAAGGTGTCTGTTGGtgctatattttgttataaaagGGATGTTCACTATTTCATCATCCCATGTTGgtttgttttccttatttttatacAATAGAAGGTCTTTTCTGTCTTTCATCCTAACCTCTGAAATGTTTCTTTCCAAGCTATCATTatcatatcctctttcaaggaacctttcTTTAATCATAGTCACTTGTTGTTCCCATTTCTCCGGGTTGGAACAGTTTTTCTTTAGTCTTAACATCTGACCCTTAGGTATATTAGATTTCCAATTGGAGTGGTGGCAGCTGTCTTGGTGAatgtaattattacagtctacCTGTTTGAAGTGTGTTGATGTTTCTAATTTGCCTTCGATTACTTCGATCTTTAGATCCAGGaatgtaatttctttcatactTATTTTGTGTGTAAACTTGAGGTTAAGATTATTACTATTCATGACCTCAATTGTGTGTAAAAGGTCCTCCATAGAGCCTTTCCAGATTaacaaaatatcgtctatataccttcggtataggaccaggtccgcgctcgctgggcacgaTTCCCAAAAAATTCGTTCCCATCTTCCCATATACAGATTcgcgtagctgggcgcgaacctggtccccattgctgttccgcataTTTGGTTAAAATAGGTCCCCTGGTTAAAGAAATAGTTGTGAGTCAGTATAAAGTTAATGCcatctaaaataaagtttttgtgtaGTGTTGGCATATCCGGATCCTTTGTCAGAAAGAAGTCGATGGCTTCTAGGCCCCCCTGATGAGGAATGCTCGTGTAGAGAGATGTTACATCACATGTAGCCAGAATGTAGTTGCTTTTCCATTCAATACCCTCTAATACATTTAGGACTTGTGTTGAGTCCCTCAAGTATGATGGAAGTTTCATTACATGTTGTTGGAGTTGTTTGTCTACATATTCTGATAGGTTACTTGTTAAAGAACCTATCCCTGATATGATTGGTCTTCCTGGCGGTTTTTCGATggatttgtggatcttggggaggtagtaGAATACTGGAGTGATAGGGTGTTTAATACTCAAGTATTTGTATTCCTTCTCATTTAGTATTCCGTTTCTCCTTGCCTCCCCCAAGATCCTATCTAAGTCCTTCTTGTAGCCTTCAACTGGGTTATTCCTGAGTTTTTCATAGGTTTTTTTGTCTGCGAGAATCCTGTTGCATTCTTGGTTGTAATCCACTTTATCTAAGATTACCAGacctcctcctttgtccgctggtTTAATGACCAGGTCATGGTTTCTCTCAAGGGATTTTATTGTTGATAGTTGATCCTTATTAAGGTTATGTTTGGTCATCTTAAGTTTATTCTGACTGATGTTTCTGATGTCGTTGCAAACCAGGGTGTCGAATGTTTCGATTGCATTTCCCTTACTCATCACCGGATAGAACGATGATTTTGGTCTTAAATCGGTGTGTTTATACATACTGTTGGTGAGGCTTGTACTTTCTGGATTCGGATTTCCTATTCTTGTGGACTGGAGTTCCAGTGGAGATTTGATGAAATGTCTCTTGAGTGTTAGTTTTCTTATGTACTCCTTAGCATTCACgaaggtttcaaatttatttagaccTTTTGCTGGGGCAAATGAAAGCCCATAATTCAGGACTGAGGACTCCTTATCTGTCAGAGTTATAGAACTTAGGTTATAGATACCCTTCGGTGTTCCTTCatttgttgggggggggtttgttgagTGTTCATCTGATGGAGCTTTCTTGCGATTTATTCGCCTCCCACCTCTCTTGcctctgtgtgttttcttttttcgGTTGGCGTCATGAAATCTTCGGGACATGAGTTCTTTCTTTTTGAGGATGTTCTTTCTAGTTCTTTGGTTGACATCTGATGTAGTCCTAAAAAAGAATGTCCCGATGTGGATGCTTCATTTTGTTCGTTAGGTCGTGGGTTGGGTGCTCCGTTATATCTTTCATTTGGTCTGTATTGTTGACTCTCATTGTTCACTTGTCTCTGGGTATCTTGACCTCCCCTGTGACCTGGGTGGGTGGGGTTTGTTGTTCTGTTGTGGCTTGCGTTGTAATTTTCTCGCCAACTTCCCCTTCTGTTTTGTAAGAGCCCATAATTTCTAGGTCTCCTATAGTCCCATGTGTTATCGAAGTTTTCCCTTTGGAATCTGTTGTCCCTTTGGAATCTGTTGTTGCCACGGGTTTCTTCGTATGGGCGTGTCCCGTATCTTCTCATCGGGAAGTGGTAAGGTGAGGAATATGGTTCCCTGTAGGAGTAGTTGGGAATAGGCTCTCTGTGGAATCTCTCAAAGTTACCCCTTCCATTGTATCGGGGTCCATGATAGATTGTTCTGTTATTCGGAGTCCTAAATTCCTGATGCACATCGTCGATCCTTCTCTGGTTGTGCTGATAGTACATATTCCCTGGGGTTCTGTTATATTCAGGTCTATAACCCATATTGTTGTCTCTCATTGTTTGACCTCTCTCACTCTTATTCGGTTGGTCCGAGTGTTGCCCCCTCTCCCGAGGTTCATGATAATCTCTCTGGTCGTAATCCTTAAATGGTATATAGGATTGTTTCCTTCCTCTGTTGTGGACCTCAATCCATTCATTTGGTTCACTTCTTTGGTGTTTGTTTTCGTCTCCATCGTTACATCTGTTGTCATTGTTTGTCGTAGATTTATGTAGGGCATCATTTTCTTTTGCCTCTCTGATGAATTCTAATTCTCTATTCAGTTTCTTTGATTTCTTGTTCGTGATGTCCTCCCTCATTTTAGTTACCCTTCTGGTGAGGTTTTCCTTCCTTTCTAGGAGATCTTTGGTTTCAATTATTGATCCATCTGGACTCGTGAGGTCATCTTCATTCTTTTTAATCTCCTCGTCCACTTTAGCTAGGATAGATTCTCTATATTCAATAATTGCCTCCATTAGCTTTCTGGAGCTCTCTATCAGAATATTAGACCATTTATCTATAAATTCCGGATCTTCTAGCTGGAATGCACAATCTTTTTTAATTAACAATCCCTTAGGGATAATATTAAATTCTAGGCATTTCCTGAGAAAAGTGATTTCTGCTTTGTATTTCACCTCTTGTATCAGTAGTTTCTCCAAGTTCCTAAATATAGAGTTGTAGTCAATTGATCCCGTGTCTCTATTGTTTTGGTCTGTAATCGAGTAGTTAATTTCTAGTGTAATATCTTGTCTCATGGACTTGGTGATGTCCATGATTAGTGAGCCTCTCAATGGGATCTGGGTGTGGTGGTTAGTACAATAAGATAGGTAAATATCTATCTCTAGATAGGTTTATGGGTAAGTGTATGAGGGCTGCTGGTGAGGTTACTAGGTAGAGAAAAATCTGGAATAGGTTGTGTTCCTCACAGCGTCTCCTCTATATCCAACTAGCTCCCCAGAAGATAtaagacacctagtttgtctaTAGGTATTAAACAGTGTATAAAttagaatctagggagcgcctcaaattGGGCTGGGATATATGCACATAAAACTTAGATGGGTGTTTTAGAAAGATTTCACAGGTTTATTCATACAAACacgataaaaacaatttaaaacaatttaaaaacgtaAAGAATGAGATAGCGATTGATATGAGTTGAAATTACTCAACTTATTGAATATACATCCTCTTATACATTAACTTATATGGTATCAGACAGGATGGTGATACACAAATGTAAAAGAATAAAAGGTGCAGAGGATATggaaaatataaaagatatataaaaaactttcatggatccatgagtacaataa
This genomic window contains:
- the LOC128636348 gene encoding serine protease inhibitor A6, which gives rise to MNLLYLSLFITLVHTSVQHVSHDHHPTHEDKNEHNGKTHTKALEDICQAHLQFSVSLFRHIASSQEKSPKNIFFSPFSISTAFSMLSLGAKSETHKQILEGLSLNETRVKEEEIHEAFEQLILALNKPKSDLQVNIGNAVFVQENLNLLKTFADQVEHYYRAEILSTDFSNANDAEKKINDYVKKKTEGKIEELVKDLDDGTKLVLLNYIFFKGEWENKFNPSSTRVSNFFVDGNTTVKVQMMSRIGSYKIYQDDQLPCLVLQLPYKNNASMLVVIPEMGKIREVEEALSVDTIKRWKKSAHLRFTQVHMPKFSISSSVNLKEVLSDMGIKDAFSNKADFSGISQDARLVVTKAVHKAVLDVHEKGTEAAGATAIEIMPMSILQSHKVNRPFILLICSEETDSIFFMGRVTDPTAK